One segment of Acomys russatus unplaced genomic scaffold, mAcoRus1.1, whole genome shotgun sequence DNA contains the following:
- the LOC127186274 gene encoding myocyte-specific enhancer factor 2A-like, translating into MLSLGQASAWQQHHLGQAALSSLVAGGQLSQGSNLSINTNQNINIKSEPISPPRDRMTPSGFQQQQQQQQQQQQQQQQQQQQQPPPQPPQPQPRQEMGRSPVDSLSSSSSSYDGSDREDPRGDFHSPIVLGRPPNTEDRESPSVKRMRMDTWVT; encoded by the exons ATGCTGTCTCTGGGGCAGGCTTCAGCCTGGCAGCAACACCATCTAGGACAAGCAGCCCTCAGCTCTCTAGT GGCTGGAGGGCAGTTATCTCAGGGTTCAAATTTGTCCATTAACACCAACCAGAACATCAACATTAAGTCAGAGCCAATTTCACCTCCCCGGGATAGAATGACCCCATCAggcttccagcagcagcagcagcagcagcagcagcagcagcagcagcaacagcagcagcagcagcagcaaccgcCGCCCCAGCCTCCGCAGCCCCAACCCCGGCAGGAAATGGGGCGCTCCCCTGTGGACAGTTTGAGCAGCTCCAGCAGCTCCTATGATGGCAGTGACCGGGAGGATCCACGGGGCGACTTTCATTCTCCAATTGTGCTTGGCCGACCCCCAAATACCGAGGACAGAGAAAGCCCTTCTGTAAAACGCATGAGGATGGACACGTGGGTGACCTAA